One region of Streptomyces sp. NBC_00442 genomic DNA includes:
- a CDS encoding GNAT family N-acetyltransferase: protein MSAPATPDIEVRTVTEAEFADWLKAVQVGFLRPPVVSEQYTRDLRANSDLDRVQAGFDGGRCVATFRSFAQELTVPGGSALPVSAISAVTVSPTHRRRGLLTRMMAADLSAARERGEVASTLIAAEYPIYGRYGYGPATWLTEWEIDTARTGLDPNWSRPADGGRVDLVDPAEAAKLGPEVFEQFRPTRAGAISRDRRWWDLATGASRRDGPWTEPFFAVYRTADGDPAGIVAYTADERWSDAKLPENAATVKGLIGLTPQADRALWHYVCSIDWIRTVRTGYRAPDDLLPQYFPNPRAARIVTHADFLWLRLLDVVRVLEARTYAAEGALVLEVIDDSGPAAGRYLLEASGTGARCTPTTRSAELTLNAKELASLYLGDESVARLLALGRVTEERSGAAARADALFRTEGRPWCPDMF from the coding sequence ATGAGCGCCCCGGCCACGCCCGACATCGAGGTCCGTACCGTCACCGAAGCCGAGTTCGCCGACTGGCTCAAGGCGGTCCAGGTGGGTTTCCTGCGGCCGCCGGTGGTGAGCGAGCAGTACACGCGTGACCTGCGGGCCAACAGCGACCTCGACCGGGTGCAGGCCGGCTTCGACGGCGGCCGGTGCGTGGCCACGTTCCGGTCCTTCGCGCAGGAGCTGACGGTGCCCGGCGGCTCCGCGCTGCCGGTGAGCGCGATCAGCGCCGTCACCGTCTCGCCCACCCACCGCAGGCGCGGCCTGCTGACCCGGATGATGGCGGCCGATCTCTCGGCGGCCAGGGAGCGCGGCGAGGTCGCGTCCACGCTGATCGCCGCCGAGTACCCGATCTACGGCCGGTACGGGTACGGCCCGGCGACCTGGCTCACCGAGTGGGAGATCGACACGGCTCGCACCGGGCTCGACCCCAACTGGTCGCGCCCGGCCGACGGCGGGCGCGTGGATCTGGTGGATCCGGCGGAGGCGGCGAAGCTCGGCCCCGAGGTGTTCGAACAGTTCCGGCCAACCCGGGCCGGTGCGATCAGCCGCGACCGGCGCTGGTGGGACCTGGCCACCGGTGCCTCCCGCCGTGACGGCCCCTGGACCGAGCCCTTCTTCGCGGTGTACCGCACGGCGGACGGCGACCCGGCCGGGATCGTCGCGTACACGGCCGACGAGCGGTGGAGCGACGCCAAGCTGCCCGAGAACGCGGCGACGGTGAAGGGCCTCATCGGTCTGACGCCCCAGGCCGACCGCGCGCTGTGGCACTACGTGTGCTCCATCGACTGGATCCGCACGGTGCGCACCGGCTACCGCGCCCCCGACGACCTGCTCCCGCAGTACTTCCCGAACCCGCGCGCGGCCAGGATCGTCACCCACGCCGACTTCCTGTGGCTGCGGCTGCTCGACGTCGTACGGGTTCTGGAGGCGCGCACGTACGCCGCCGAGGGCGCTCTCGTCCTGGAGGTCATCGACGACTCCGGCCCGGCGGCGGGCCGCTACCTCCTGGAGGCGAGCGGCACGGGCGCCCGGTGCACTCCCACCACCCGCAGCGCCGAACTGACCCTGAACGCAAAGGAGTTGGCCTCCCTCTACCTGGGCGACGAGTCGGTGGCACGGCTGCTGGCGCTCGGCCGGGTCACGGAGGAACGGTCGGGGGCGGCCGCCCGCGCGGACGCCCTCTTCCGGACGGAGGGCCGGCCGTGGTGCCCGGACATGTTCTGA
- a CDS encoding asparaginase codes for MTAVSSTSPIPPVLAEVVRSGFVEGHHRGSLVVLAADGSVEFALGDPAAPVFPRSSNKPMQAAAVLRAGLDLSGERLAIAAASHSGEGFHLDLVRKMLAEHGLTPDDLQTPPDLPLDTTEAETYLAAGHVRERLTMNCSGKHAAMLAACKQNGWGLAGYLDPAHPLQRLVHESVEAAAGEPVASVGTDGCGAPLMAISLTGLARAFRTFATAQPDSVEGRVAAAMRSHPEYVAGTRRPDTWLMREVPGTLSKMGAEAVQAVALADGRALAFKVDDGAIRALGPILARALRLMGVDAPVVDRIGRAPLLGGAAEVGEIRATF; via the coding sequence ATGACCGCCGTGTCCTCGACGTCCCCGATACCCCCGGTCCTCGCCGAAGTCGTCCGTTCCGGATTCGTCGAGGGCCATCACAGGGGCTCGCTGGTGGTGCTCGCGGCCGACGGCAGCGTCGAGTTCGCGCTGGGCGACCCGGCGGCACCCGTCTTCCCCCGCTCGTCCAACAAGCCGATGCAGGCCGCCGCCGTGCTGCGGGCCGGGCTCGATCTGTCCGGTGAGCGCCTGGCCATCGCGGCGGCGAGCCACTCCGGCGAGGGCTTCCACCTCGATCTCGTCCGCAAGATGCTCGCCGAGCACGGGCTGACCCCGGACGACCTCCAGACGCCGCCCGACCTGCCGCTGGACACCACGGAGGCCGAGACGTACCTGGCCGCCGGCCACGTCCGCGAGCGGCTCACCATGAACTGCTCGGGCAAGCACGCCGCGATGCTCGCGGCCTGCAAGCAGAACGGCTGGGGCCTCGCCGGCTACCTCGACCCGGCGCACCCGCTCCAGCGCCTGGTCCACGAGAGCGTCGAGGCCGCGGCCGGCGAGCCGGTCGCCTCGGTCGGCACCGACGGGTGCGGGGCGCCGCTGATGGCGATCAGCCTCACCGGCCTCGCCCGCGCCTTCCGCACCTTCGCGACGGCGCAGCCGGACTCCGTCGAGGGCCGGGTCGCCGCGGCGATGCGCTCCCACCCCGAGTACGTGGCCGGCACGCGGCGGCCCGACACCTGGCTGATGCGCGAGGTGCCGGGGACGCTGTCGAAGATGGGCGCCGAGGCCGTGCAGGCCGTCGCCCTCGCGGACGGCCGCGCGCTCGCCTTCAAGGTCGACGACGGTGCGATCCGCGCGCTCGGCCCGATCCTGGCGCGTGCGCTGCGCCTGATGGGCGTGGACGCTCCGGTGGTGGACCGGATCGGCCGGGCGCCGCTGCTCGGCGGGGCCGCGGAGGTCGGCGAAATTCGGGCGACATTCTGA
- a CDS encoding RsiG family protein: protein MNASGAGRSPGPVSLTRTSPRPAVRPATQWAGGALPPQRDHDLAALRLAELRVLRRDAQRDEADLSYVRRLLHGRIDILRAELARRTGPQAPVVERLAEILTDAPSSHRASARHVTLSAPRSEEYRVLAAEMDAEIELSDLAARTDEELHTATGRLIRYEQQVSRRRQQLQRTADDCSAEIARRYRDGEAQVDDLLI from the coding sequence ATGAACGCATCAGGCGCCGGGCGCTCGCCCGGTCCCGTATCGCTGACCCGGACCAGCCCGCGTCCCGCCGTACGACCCGCCACGCAGTGGGCCGGCGGCGCCCTGCCGCCCCAGCGCGACCACGACCTGGCCGCGCTCCGGCTCGCCGAGCTGCGCGTGCTGCGCCGGGACGCCCAGCGCGACGAGGCCGACCTCAGCTACGTGCGCCGGCTCCTGCACGGCCGGATCGACATCCTGCGGGCCGAGCTCGCCCGGCGCACCGGGCCGCAGGCGCCGGTGGTGGAGCGGCTCGCCGAGATCCTCACCGACGCGCCGTCCTCGCACCGGGCATCGGCCCGCCACGTCACGCTCTCCGCGCCGCGCAGCGAGGAGTACCGCGTCCTCGCCGCCGAGATGGACGCCGAGATCGAGCTCTCCGACCTCGCCGCCCGTACGGACGAAGAGCTGCACACCGCGACCGGGCGCCTGATCCGCTACGAGCAGCAGGTCTCGCGGCGCCGGCAGCAGCTCCAGCGGACCGCCGACGATTGCAGCGCGGAGATCGCCCGCAGGTACCGTGATGGGGAAGCACAAGTAGACGATTTGCTCATCTGA
- the dtd gene encoding D-aminoacyl-tRNA deacylase — translation MRAVVQRVDGAKVVVAGETVGEITGEGLCVLVGVTHGDTEDKAAQLARKLWSVRILEGEKSCSDVNAPLLVISQFTLYGDARKGRRPTWNAAAPGGVAEPLVDEVVAQLRALGARVETGRFGADMRVSLTNHGPFTIVVDV, via the coding sequence ATGCGAGCGGTGGTGCAGAGGGTCGACGGCGCGAAGGTCGTCGTGGCGGGCGAAACGGTCGGGGAGATCACGGGCGAGGGCCTCTGCGTCCTGGTCGGAGTCACCCACGGGGACACCGAGGACAAGGCGGCGCAGCTCGCCCGCAAGCTGTGGTCGGTTCGCATCCTTGAGGGCGAGAAGTCCTGCTCCGACGTGAATGCACCCTTGCTGGTGATTTCGCAGTTCACCCTCTACGGGGACGCCCGCAAGGGCCGCCGCCCCACGTGGAACGCGGCCGCCCCGGGCGGGGTCGCGGAACCCCTGGTCGACGAGGTCGTGGCCCAACTCCGTGCGCTGGGCGCCCGGGTGGAGACGGGCCGCTTCGGCGCGGACATGCGGGTGTCCCTCACCAACCACGGCCCGTTCACGATCGTCGTCGACGTCTGA
- the ygfZ gene encoding CAF17-like 4Fe-4S cluster assembly/insertion protein YgfZ yields the protein MKSPLLSQAGAVPAEGRDEGVAAHYGDLFREQRALAGGTGLVDLSHRGVLTVTGDDRLSWLHLLLTQHVSDLPAGQATEALVLSANGHVEHALYLVDDGATVWIHVEPDTQGELIAYLESMKFFYRVEVADRTEEFAVVHLPAGSIAEVPDGVAVRETAYGRDLFLPRADLEKYAAQAGPLVGILAYEALRVEAHRPRLGFETDHRTIPHEVGWIGSAVHLQKGCYRGQETVARVHNLGKPPRRLVFLHLDGSEVLLPGSGTPVRLAADGAEGRQLGFITTSARHHELGPIALALVKRNVPVDAELLAGNTAAAQEVVVEP from the coding sequence ATGAAGAGCCCTCTGCTGTCCCAGGCCGGCGCCGTTCCCGCCGAAGGGCGCGACGAAGGTGTCGCGGCGCACTACGGCGACCTGTTCCGTGAGCAGCGCGCCCTCGCCGGCGGCACCGGTCTCGTCGACCTCTCGCACCGCGGGGTCCTCACCGTCACCGGCGACGACCGGCTGAGCTGGCTGCACCTGCTCCTCACCCAGCACGTGAGCGACCTGCCCGCGGGGCAGGCCACCGAGGCGCTGGTCCTGTCCGCGAACGGACACGTCGAGCACGCCCTGTATCTGGTGGACGACGGCGCCACGGTGTGGATCCACGTCGAGCCCGACACCCAGGGTGAGCTGATCGCGTACCTGGAGTCCATGAAGTTCTTCTACCGGGTCGAAGTGGCCGACCGCACCGAGGAGTTCGCGGTCGTGCACCTGCCGGCCGGCTCCATCGCCGAGGTGCCGGACGGGGTGGCCGTGCGCGAGACGGCGTACGGCCGCGATCTGTTCCTGCCGCGCGCCGACCTGGAGAAGTACGCGGCGCAGGCAGGCCCGCTCGTCGGGATCCTGGCGTACGAGGCGCTGCGGGTCGAGGCGCACCGGCCGCGGCTCGGCTTCGAGACCGACCACCGCACGATTCCGCACGAGGTGGGCTGGATCGGCTCGGCCGTCCACCTCCAGAAGGGCTGCTACCGGGGTCAGGAGACGGTCGCGCGCGTCCACAACCTGGGGAAGCCGCCGCGCCGCCTGGTCTTTCTGCACCTGGACGGCAGCGAGGTGCTGCTGCCCGGTTCCGGTACGCCGGTGCGGCTCGCGGCGGACGGCGCCGAGGGGCGTCAGCTCGGCTTCATCACCACATCGGCCCGCCATCACGAGCTGGGTCCGATCGCGCTCGCCCTGGTGAAGCGCAACGTGCCGGTCGACGCGGAGCTGCTGGCGGGGAACACGGCGGCGGCCCAGGAGGTCGTGGTCGAGCCGTAG
- a CDS encoding Fur family transcriptional regulator, producing the protein MVTTDWQSDLRRRGYRLTPQRQLVLEAVDALEHATPDDILTQVRKTAGGVNISTVYRTLELLEELGLVSHAHLGHGAPTYHLADRYHHIHLVCRDCTEVIEADVSAAADFTAKLRDTFGFETDMKHFAIFGRCAQCAKKASDAES; encoded by the coding sequence GTGGTGACCACCGACTGGCAGAGCGACCTCCGCAGGCGCGGCTACCGCCTGACGCCCCAGCGACAGCTCGTCCTGGAGGCCGTGGACGCACTGGAACACGCGACGCCCGACGACATCCTCACCCAGGTGCGGAAGACGGCGGGCGGCGTGAACATCTCCACCGTGTACCGGACCCTGGAGCTCCTGGAGGAGCTGGGTCTGGTCTCGCACGCCCATCTGGGCCACGGCGCCCCCACCTACCACCTGGCCGACCGGTACCACCACATCCACCTGGTGTGCCGGGACTGCACCGAGGTGATCGAGGCCGACGTGTCCGCGGCCGCCGACTTCACCGCGAAGCTCAGGGACACCTTCGGCTTCGAGACGGACATGAAGCACTTCGCGATCTTCGGACGCTGTGCGCAGTGCGCGAAGAAGGCTTCGGACGCCGAGTCGTAG
- a CDS encoding FABP family protein, whose amino-acid sequence MIEIPSDLHPDLVPLVFLLGTWEGAGVTDFPGAEKANFGQSVTFSHDGRDFLEYVSHSWILDAEGNKVKPLESESGYWRIDKDRKVEVVMVRDQGIVEIWYGELAHQKPQIDLVTDAVARTAASGPYTGGKRLYGYVKSDLMWVGEKATPEVELRPYMSAHLKKVVTPEEVADMARGLGDLPDDGIAFFK is encoded by the coding sequence ATGATCGAGATTCCGTCCGACCTCCACCCCGACCTGGTTCCCCTGGTCTTCCTCCTCGGTACGTGGGAAGGCGCGGGCGTCACCGATTTCCCGGGCGCCGAGAAGGCGAACTTCGGGCAGTCCGTGACCTTCTCCCACGACGGCCGTGACTTCCTGGAGTACGTCTCGCACTCCTGGATCCTGGACGCCGAGGGCAACAAGGTGAAGCCGCTGGAGTCCGAGTCGGGCTACTGGCGCATCGACAAGGACCGCAAGGTCGAGGTCGTCATGGTCCGCGACCAGGGCATCGTCGAGATCTGGTACGGCGAGCTCGCCCACCAGAAGCCGCAGATCGACCTCGTGACGGACGCCGTGGCGCGCACCGCCGCCTCCGGCCCGTACACCGGTGGCAAGCGGCTCTACGGCTACGTCAAGAGCGACCTGATGTGGGTCGGCGAGAAGGCGACCCCCGAGGTCGAGCTCCGTCCCTACATGTCGGCGCACCTCAAGAAGGTCGTCACGCCGGAAGAGGTCGCGGACATGGCCCGCGGACTCGGTGATCTTCCGGACGACGGGATCGCCTTCTTCAAGTAG
- a CDS encoding DsrE family protein, with product MPKQKLVIKVTAGADAPERCSQAFTVAAVAVASGVEVSLWLTGEASWFALPGRAAEFALPHAAPLPDLIESVQAGGRITLCTQCATRRDITEQDVLEGVRIAGAQVFVQEIMADGVQALVY from the coding sequence ATGCCGAAGCAGAAGCTCGTGATCAAGGTGACCGCCGGGGCCGACGCGCCGGAGCGGTGCTCGCAGGCCTTCACCGTGGCGGCGGTGGCCGTCGCCAGCGGGGTGGAGGTGTCGCTGTGGCTGACCGGTGAGGCGTCCTGGTTCGCCCTGCCGGGCCGGGCCGCCGAGTTCGCCCTGCCGCATGCCGCGCCGCTGCCCGATCTCATCGAGTCGGTTCAGGCGGGGGGACGGATCACCCTGTGCACGCAGTGCGCGACCCGCCGCGACATCACCGAGCAGGACGTCCTGGAAGGCGTACGCATCGCGGGGGCGCAGGTCTTCGTGCAGGAGATCATGGCGGACGGCGTACAGGCGCTCGTGTACTGA
- a CDS encoding DUF3099 domain-containing protein: MLARRRRGYFWMMGGCILLFVSAWGFVRLWSVPAAVAMCVVAMVIPPIAAMVANRRGPEDRWWDDPSGDPKSDEWWDELDGKKRRP, from the coding sequence ATGTTGGCCCGGCGTCGGCGCGGCTATTTCTGGATGATGGGCGGCTGCATTCTGCTCTTCGTGTCCGCCTGGGGCTTCGTGCGCCTGTGGTCGGTCCCGGCGGCGGTGGCGATGTGTGTGGTCGCCATGGTCATCCCGCCGATCGCCGCGATGGTCGCCAACCGGCGCGGCCCCGAGGACCGCTGGTGGGACGACCCGTCGGGCGACCCCAAGTCGGACGAGTGGTGGGACGAGCTGGACGGCAAGAAGCGCCGGCCGTAG
- a CDS encoding DUF1416 domain-containing protein, with product MCGAKAGGPDASTIKPGETTIQGQVTRDGEPVTGYVRLLDSTGEFTAEVPTSATGQFRFYAAEGTWTLRALVPGGSADRTVVAQTGGLAEVAIAV from the coding sequence ATGTGTGGAGCGAAGGCCGGCGGCCCCGACGCCTCGACGATCAAGCCCGGTGAGACCACGATCCAGGGCCAGGTGACCCGAGACGGCGAGCCCGTCACCGGTTACGTGCGCCTGCTCGACTCGACCGGCGAGTTCACCGCCGAGGTCCCGACCTCGGCCACCGGACAGTTCCGCTTCTACGCGGCCGAGGGCACGTGGACCCTGCGCGCCCTGGTGCCGGGCGGCAGCGCGGACCGTACGGTCGTCGCCCAGACCGGCGGCCTCGCCGAGGTCGCCATCGCCGTCTGA
- a CDS encoding sulfurtransferase — MSRSDVLVDADWVEAHIDDPKVAIVEVDEDTSAYEKNHIKNAIRIDWTKDLQDPVRRDFVDQEGFEKLLSAKGIGNDTTVVLYGGNNNWFASYAFWYFKLYGHQDVKLLDGGRKKWELDSRDLVDGDQVPSRPATQYKAKPQDASIRAFRDDVVNAIGNKNLVDVRSPDEFSGKLLAPAHLPQEQSQRPGHVPSARNIPWSKNANDDGTFKSDDELKALYEDEQVDLAKDTIAYCRIGERSALTWFVLHELLGQENVKNYDGSWTEYGSLVGVPIELGANK, encoded by the coding sequence ATGAGCCGCAGCGACGTCCTGGTAGACGCCGACTGGGTCGAGGCCCACATCGACGACCCGAAGGTCGCCATCGTCGAGGTCGACGAGGACACCTCGGCGTACGAGAAGAACCACATCAAGAACGCGATCAGGATCGACTGGACCAAGGACCTCCAGGACCCGGTCCGCCGCGACTTCGTCGACCAGGAGGGCTTCGAGAAGCTCCTCTCCGCCAAGGGCATCGGCAACGACACCACCGTCGTCCTGTACGGCGGCAACAACAACTGGTTCGCCTCGTACGCCTTCTGGTACTTCAAGCTCTACGGCCACCAGGACGTGAAGCTCCTCGACGGCGGCCGCAAGAAGTGGGAGCTCGACTCCCGCGACCTCGTGGACGGCGACCAGGTGCCGAGCCGCCCGGCGACCCAGTACAAGGCCAAGCCGCAGGACGCCTCGATCCGCGCCTTCCGCGACGACGTCGTGAACGCGATCGGCAACAAGAACCTCGTCGACGTGCGCTCGCCCGACGAGTTCTCCGGCAAGCTGCTCGCCCCGGCCCACCTCCCGCAGGAGCAGTCGCAGCGTCCGGGCCACGTCCCGTCCGCCCGCAACATCCCGTGGTCGAAGAACGCCAACGACGACGGCACCTTCAAGTCGGACGACGAGCTCAAGGCCCTGTACGAGGACGAGCAGGTCGACCTGGCGAAGGACACCATCGCGTACTGCCGCATCGGTGAGCGTTCGGCCCTGACCTGGTTCGTGCTGCACGAGCTGCTCGGCCAGGAGAACGTCAAGAACTACGACGGCTCGTGGACCGAGTACGGCTCGCTCGTCGGCGTGCCGATCGAGCTCGGCGCCAACAAGTAA
- a CDS encoding LmeA family phospholipid-binding protein — MRALRILLIVAIVLGGIFVAVDRIAVNIAESKAADKIQSSQRLGSAPDVDIKGFPFLTQVLAKELDEVDVSLSGVTATAGGHSVNVTEVTAELYAVRIDSSFSSVVAGRADGAANISYADLSKAAPKGATVGYAGAERAAKGQVKVSGPLTDLLEGQGVTLPASIKSLIQGQKVSAYSTVALNGSGAVQLRAESLPKLPVPGFDQRLRKAVDYDLKIEGMPSSIKLDKVTASEAGLRFSGKGTEVHLAG, encoded by the coding sequence ATGCGGGCACTGCGAATACTTCTGATCGTCGCGATCGTCCTCGGCGGAATTTTCGTCGCCGTGGACCGCATCGCGGTGAACATCGCCGAGTCGAAGGCGGCCGACAAGATCCAGAGCAGCCAGCGGCTCGGGTCGGCGCCGGACGTCGACATCAAGGGCTTCCCGTTCCTGACGCAGGTCCTCGCGAAGGAGCTGGACGAGGTCGACGTCTCGCTGTCCGGTGTCACCGCGACGGCGGGCGGCCACTCGGTCAACGTCACCGAGGTGACGGCCGAGCTGTACGCGGTACGGATCGACAGCAGCTTCTCGTCGGTGGTGGCGGGGCGGGCCGACGGCGCGGCGAACATCTCGTACGCGGACCTGTCGAAGGCCGCGCCGAAGGGGGCGACGGTGGGGTACGCCGGGGCCGAGCGCGCGGCGAAGGGCCAGGTCAAGGTGTCGGGCCCGCTCACCGACCTCCTGGAGGGGCAGGGCGTGACGCTGCCGGCCTCCATCAAGTCGCTGATCCAGGGGCAGAAGGTGTCGGCGTACAGCACGGTCGCGCTGAACGGGTCGGGGGCGGTGCAGCTGCGCGCGGAGTCCTTGCCGAAGCTGCCGGTGCCGGGGTTCGACCAGCGGCTCCGTAAGGCGGTCGACTACGACCTGAAGATCGAGGGGATGCCGTCGAGCATCAAGCTGGACAAGGTGACGGCGTCGGAGGCGGGGCTGCGCTTCTCGGGCAAGGGCACGGAAGTCCATCTGGCGGGCTGA
- a CDS encoding MoaD/ThiS family protein, which yields MEGDERSLTMAAGTIRFWAAAKSAAGVAEEPYAARTLAEALDAVRERHPGELTRVLQRCSFLVDGDPVGKRKHETVRLAEGGTVEVLPPFAGG from the coding sequence ATGGAGGGCGACGAAAGGAGCCTCACCATGGCAGCGGGAACCATCCGCTTCTGGGCCGCGGCCAAGTCCGCCGCGGGCGTCGCCGAGGAACCGTACGCCGCCCGGACGCTGGCCGAGGCCCTCGACGCGGTGCGCGAACGGCACCCCGGAGAGCTCACGCGCGTACTCCAGCGGTGTTCCTTCCTGGTCGACGGTGACCCCGTCGGGAAGCGGAAGCATGAGACCGTACGCCTTGCCGAGGGCGGCACGGTCGAGGTGCTCCCGCCGTTCGCAGGAGGGTGA
- a CDS encoding response regulator transcription factor produces MSSLLLLTNALQPSTEVLPALGLLLHSVRVAPAEGPALVDTPGADVILVDGRRDLPHVRSLCQLLRSTGPGCPLILVVTEGGLAAVTADWGIDDVLLDTAGPAEVEARLRLATGRAQAVSDDSPMEIRNGDLSVDEATYSAKLKGRVLDLTFKEFELLKYLAQHPGRVFTRAQLLQEVWGYDYFGGTRTVDVHVRRLRAKLGPEHESLIGTVRNVGYRFVTPEKPERSSEDAKAKAVVDAATAEAKQAAARSKR; encoded by the coding sequence ATGAGCTCCCTACTGCTCCTGACCAATGCCCTTCAGCCGTCGACGGAGGTGCTACCCGCCCTCGGCCTGCTCCTGCACAGCGTGCGTGTGGCGCCCGCCGAGGGCCCCGCCCTCGTCGACACCCCGGGCGCCGACGTCATCCTCGTCGACGGCCGCCGCGACCTGCCGCACGTGCGGTCGCTGTGCCAGCTCCTGCGCTCCACCGGCCCCGGCTGTCCGCTGATCCTGGTCGTGACCGAGGGCGGCCTCGCCGCCGTCACCGCCGACTGGGGCATCGACGACGTGCTGCTGGACACCGCGGGCCCGGCCGAGGTCGAGGCCCGGCTGCGGCTCGCCACCGGCCGCGCGCAGGCCGTCTCGGACGACTCCCCGATGGAGATCCGCAACGGCGACCTCTCGGTCGACGAGGCCACGTACAGCGCGAAGCTCAAGGGCCGGGTCCTGGACCTGACCTTCAAGGAGTTCGAGCTGCTCAAGTACCTCGCCCAGCACCCGGGCCGGGTCTTCACGCGCGCCCAGCTGCTCCAGGAGGTCTGGGGCTACGACTACTTCGGCGGCACCCGCACGGTCGACGTCCACGTGCGGCGGCTGCGCGCCAAGCTCGGCCCCGAGCACGAGTCGCTGATCGGCACCGTGCGCAACGTCGGCTACCGCTTCGTGACGCCCGAGAAGCCCGAGCGTTCCTCCGAGGACGCCAAGGCGAAGGCGGTCGTGGACGCGGCCACCGCGGAGGCGAAGCAAGCGGCGGCCCGCTCCAAGCGGTAG
- a CDS encoding LacI family DNA-binding transcriptional regulator, translating to MAKVTRDDVARLAGTSTAVVSYVINNGPRPVAPATRERVLAAIKELGYRPDRVAQAMASRRTDLIGMIVPDARQPFFAEMAHAVEQAASERGKMVLVGNSDYVDDREVHYLRAFLGMRVAGLILVSQGPSERAAAEIDAWDARVVLLHERPEAIDDVAVVTDDIGGAQLATRHLLEHGHAYVACLGGVESTPAVGDPVADHVEGWRRAMLESGRSLEGRLFQAPYNRYDAYKVALEILAGPQRPPAIFCSTDDQAIGVLRAARELRIDVPGELAVAGFDDVKEAGLTDPPLTTIASDRPAMARAAVDLVLDDGLRVAGSRRERLKQFPSRLVVRRSCGCG from the coding sequence GTGGCCAAGGTGACGCGGGACGACGTGGCACGACTTGCGGGTACTTCGACCGCCGTCGTCAGCTATGTCATCAACAACGGACCCCGGCCGGTCGCCCCGGCCACGCGCGAGCGTGTCCTCGCCGCGATCAAGGAGCTGGGGTACCGGCCCGACCGGGTCGCGCAGGCCATGGCGTCGCGGCGCACCGACCTCATAGGAATGATCGTCCCGGACGCGCGCCAGCCGTTCTTCGCGGAGATGGCGCACGCCGTCGAACAGGCCGCGTCCGAGCGCGGAAAAATGGTCCTGGTCGGCAACTCCGACTACGTCGACGACCGTGAGGTCCACTATCTGCGGGCCTTCCTCGGCATGCGGGTCGCGGGGCTCATCCTGGTCAGCCAGGGTCCCAGCGAGCGGGCCGCCGCCGAGATCGACGCCTGGGACGCCCGGGTGGTGCTGCTGCACGAGCGGCCCGAGGCGATCGACGACGTGGCGGTGGTGACCGACGACATCGGCGGCGCCCAGCTCGCCACCCGCCACCTGCTCGAACACGGCCACGCGTACGTCGCCTGCCTCGGCGGGGTCGAGTCCACCCCGGCCGTCGGTGACCCGGTGGCCGACCACGTCGAGGGCTGGCGCCGGGCCATGCTGGAATCCGGCCGCTCGCTCGAAGGACGCCTCTTCCAGGCCCCGTACAACAGGTACGACGCCTACAAGGTGGCCCTGGAGATCCTCGCCGGGCCCCAGCGGCCCCCGGCCATCTTCTGCTCCACGGACGACCAGGCGATCGGCGTGCTGCGGGCCGCCCGCGAGCTGCGCATCGACGTGCCCGGCGAGCTGGCCGTGGCCGGCTTCGACGACGTCAAGGAAGCGGGCCTGACCGACCCGCCGCTGACCACGATCGCCTCCGACCGGCCGGCGATGGCGCGGGCCGCGGTGGACCTGGTCCTCGACGACGGGCTGCGGGTCGCGGGCTCGCGCCGCGAACGTCTCAAGCAGTTCCCCTCGCGGCTCGTCGTACGCCGGTCCTGCGGCTGCGGCTGA